CGCCGGTGAGGCGGTTGCCCGCGAGCACGTAGCCGAAGAGCGCGAACACGGCGCCGCTGGCGCCGAGCACCGGCAGCGCCTGTCCGACGAGCCCTACCTGCAACAGCAGCCGGTTGAACAGCACCTGAAAGGCGCCGGCGGCCGCGCCCGTCAGGACGAAGAAGGCGTGGAACCGCCAGCGCGTCGTGTGGCGCTCGAGCGCGAAGCCGACGATCGACAGCGCGACCGCGTTCGAGAGGAGGTGGCCGAGCCCCGTGGGGTCGTGGGCGTAGACGCTCGTCACGAGCGTCCACGGACGGACTTCCAGCGGTAGCTGGAGGGCGAACAGCGCCGCCGCGAGCGTCGCGTCGACGACGCTGAGCGCCTGCTGGAGGGCGAACACCGCGGCGAACGCGAGCAGCGTTTCGATCGTCGGGGACCGCATGGCCGGGGCTACGCCGTCAAGTCACAAAAAGAATAGGTGAAACGTGAGTCGAGCGAGTTCGGTTCCGCGCGCTGCAGTCGCTACGCGAGGTAGCGAAAACGACGACCGAAATCGACCTGAGTTAGTCCTCGAGGACGATCTCGATGCTGACGTCGTTGGGGACCTGGATCCGCATGAGCTGGCGCAGCGCGCGCTCGTCGGCGTCCAGATCGATCAGGCGCTTGTGGACGCGCATCTCCCAGTGCTCCCAGGTGGCCGTCCCCTCGCCGTCAGGGGACTTGCGCGCGGGAACTTCCAGGGTCTTGGTTGGGAGCGGGATCGGGCCCGACAGCGCGACGCCGGTCTTGTCCGCGATCTCGCGGACGTCGTCGGTGATGTCGTCGAGATCCTCGGGGTTGGTGCCCGCGAGGCGGACGCGTGCCTGCTGCATCTTAGCTCTCGTTGACGCTCAGCACCTTGCCGGCCGCGATGGTCTGGCCCATGTCGCGGATGGCGAAGGAGCCGAGCTCCGGAATCTCGGAGGACGGCTCGATGCTGAGGGGTTTTTGCGGACGCACGGTGACGACCGCGGCGTCGCCCGACTGGATGAAGTCGGGGTTCTCCTCGGCGACCTCGCCGGAGGAGGGGTCCATCTTCTTGTCGATGGACTCGATCGTACAGGCGACCTGTGCGGTGTGGGCGTGGAAGACCGGCGTGTAACCGGACGTGATCACGCTGGGGTGCTGCATGACGACGATCTGGGCCTGGAACGTCTCGGCGACCGACGGCGGGTCGTCGGCGGGGCCACAGACGTCGCCGCGGCGGATGTCGTCCTTGCCGATGCCGCGGACGTTGAATCCGACGTTGTCACCGGGCTCGGCCTTGGGCACCTCTTCGTGGTGCATCTCGACCGTCTTGACCTCGCCGCCCACGTCGCTGGGCTGGAACGAGACGTTGTCGCCGGTGTTCAGGATGCCGGTCTCGACGCGGCCGACCGGGACCGTACCGATGCCGGAGATCGTGTAGACGTCCTGGATCGGGAGTCGGAGCGGCGCATCCGTCGGCGGCTCCGGGGGCTTGAGGCCGTTGAGGGCCTCGAGCAGGATCTCGCCGTCGTACCAGGGCGTGTTGTCGGACTCCTCGGCGATGTTGTCGCCCTCGAAGGCCGAGATCGGGATGAAGGACGCGTCGTCGGTGTTGAACTGAACCTGCTTGAACAGGTCCTCGACCTCGGAGACGACCTGCTTGTAGTCGGACTCGTTGTAGTCGACGAGGTCCATCTTGTTGACGCCGACGATCAGCTCGTCGATGCCGAGGGTGCGGGCCAGGAACACGTGCTCCTGGGTCTGGGGCGCGACACCGTCGTCTGCCGCGACGACGAGGACGGCGTTGTCGGCCTGGGACGCGCCCGTGATCATGTTCTTCACGAAGTCGCGGTGGCCGGGACAGTCGACGATGGTGAAGTCGTACGTGTCCGTGCTGAACTCCTGGTGGGCGATGTCGATGGTGACACCGCGCTCTCGCTCCTCGGCCAGGTTGTCCATGACGTAGGCGAACTCGAAGCCGCCCTTGCCCTTCTCCTCGGCTTCTTCCTTGTGCTGTTCGATGACGTGCTCGGGGACCGATCCTGTCTCGTACAGGAGTCGCCCGACCAGCGTGCTCTTACCGTGGTCCACGTGGCCGATAATGGCCAGATTCTGGTGTTGTTCGTCGCTCATTGGTATCTCACGCGCAGAGGCGCTATATCCGTCTCTTTGCCGCGAGGCGGTTAAAACCATTTCGATACGGCACTCACCCGATCTCCGCGCCTTCTTGCGGTTTGTGTGTCTTTCACACGACCGAGGGGAGTTCGGTGGTACCGCAACGATGTTGAGATCGGTAAACGGCCAACTGATTTCGCCGTCGCGGTTGCGGTGGCGCGCTGTCGAGTCCTCGTGACGAGACAGCGCCGCGCGAGGGATGAGTAGCGCAGGCGCACCGCGCCGAGCAACGCAATCGGCTGGGGAGGACGAGGCTGCTGTTCGGGCGGAATGAAAGGGGCCGTCGCGCTCGACCCGGTGAGGCGAATCAAGCACTGGACCGAGCGAAGCGAGGGAAGCGCGCAGCGAGCCGCAACCGGTCGAGCGCGACGGGGGCTTTCAGGAAGCCGTGAGCAGTTGAGGCTGTCGCTCCGGAGAACGCGATTACTCCCTTACCACCGAAAGAAATGACGACCGAACGAGAACTTTACTCTAGCGGCGGAAGCCGCCCCACGTCAGCCAGCACCGCCGACGCCGTTTCCGGCCCACCGGCGCCCCGCCCGCTGACGTTGAGCTGGCCAGCGTGTTCGGTCTCCAGTTGAACGATGTTGCGCGTCCCGGTGACCGACAGCGCGCCGTTCTGGGGCACCAGCCGCGGCCCCACGGTGACGCCGTCGGGCGTCGCCTCGCCGATCAGGCGCACCGTCCGGTTGTCCTCGCTGGCCAGATCCAGCGCGGTGCCGGGGATCTCCTCGATCCCTTCGACGTCGGCGTCCTCCAGGGAGTACACCCGCTCGCCCTGCGAGAGCACGTTCGAGAGGATCACGCACTTCAGCGCGGCGTCGGTGCCGTCGACGTCGAACGTCGGGTCGGCCTCCGCGACGCCCAGGTCCTGAGCCTCCGCGAGGACGTGCTCGTAGTCCAGCCCCTCGGCGGCCATCCGCGAGAGGATGAAGTTCGCCGTCCCGTTGAGAACGCCGCGCGCGGCGGTGATCTGGCCGGCGCCGAAGTCCGAGATCGTCGAGAGCACCGGGATGGCGCCGCCGACGGTCGCCTCGAACAGCACCTCGCCCGCGCTATCGTCGGCGAGGTCCATCACGTCGCCGTAGCGCTCGGCGACGGGGCCCTTGTTCGCCAGCACGACGTGGCGGTCCCGCTCCAGCGCGGTCTCGACGTGGCCGAAGCCGGGCTGGGCGTCGCCGAGCGTCGTCGGCGTCGCCTCGACGAGCGCGTCGTAGTCCGCGTCGAGCGCGTCGTCCGGATCGGCCGCCCCGACCGCGCCCTCCGCGGACTTCCGGTCGAGCGCCGCGGCGACGTCGACGCCGCCGTCGTCGACGACCGCACTGCTCGAATCGGCCAGCGCGACGACCTCGTGGCCGTACTCGCCGGCCAGCTCGGCGACGGAACTCCCGACCGCGCCGGAGCCGAGGATCGCGAGCTTCATCGGGATCCCTCCGCGGGGAGCTGGGGTTCGATCACGCGAATGTCCTTGTCCCCGGCGATCTCGCGGATCGTCCCGAGCACCTGGTCGGCCCGGTCGGCCTCGGTGGCCAGCCGCACGCGGGCGCTGGAGACTTCCTCGGTCCCTTCGGGCGCCGACAGCGAGACGTCGACGACCGACGCCTGCGAGCAGCGCTGGAACCGCTGGAGGCTATCCGAGAGGTCCGTGTCGATCAGGTGGCCCACCAGAATCACCGTCAGCTCCTCGCTGTAGCGCTCCGCGCCGGCCTGGATCACGTTGATCCCGGCGTCCCGCAGCGCCTCGACGATGTCGTCGAACCGATCCGGCGGCGACTCGATGTCGACCTCGACGGGGATGTGGCCTCGCGGCGTGAGGTTCCCGCGCTCGTGGAAGATCGACAGCAGGTTGCCGCCCCGATCCGCGATCGGCTGCAACGCGTTGAGCAGTTCGCCCGGCTCGTCGACGAGTTCGAGCCGGATCGTGTACGCTTGCAGGTCCTCGCCGCCGTCGGTCGTGGGCGCGTCCTGGTCTTCTTCGTCGCTCATGCGCGCCCGAACACCTCCGACGGCCGTACGGCGTCCGTGGTCATACCCATCCCTGACGGGCAGGAGGTATATGAATTCGGTTATCTGGTCGAAGGGAGTCGCGCCACCGTGCCGGCTGAATCCTCAGTCGTCGCTCTCGACAGCAGATTCCACGGCGTCCTCCTCCTCGACCGCGCCGCCGTCGCTCGCCACGCTGTCGACGCTGACGCCCTCCCAGTCCTGATCGGCGTGGAACCCCTCGCGCTCCTTGGCGCTGGCGGCGACCCGGACGAACTCGGCGTTCTCGCGAGCCGCGGGGATCGTGTGCCCGCCGCAGTAGGAAAGCCCCGACCGGATGCCCGCGCAGAACTCCTCGACGACGCCGGCGACCGGCCCCTTGTACGGCGTCAGCGACTCGACGCCCTCGTCGGCGTCGACGTTCTCCTCCTTGTCGTCGCGCTCCTCGGCGGCGGCGGTCGTCGCCATCCCGCGGGCGCGCTTGTACCGATCCCCGTCGACCTCGACCGTCGCGCCGGGCGCCTCCGCGGTCCCGGCGAACAGGCTGCCCAGCATCACGGTGTCGGCGCCGGCCATCAGCGCCTTCACCGCGTCGCCCGATGTCCGAATCCCGCCGTCCGCGCAGATCGTCACGCCCGCCTCCTCGGCGGCGTCGGCGCAGTCGTCGACTGCCGTCAGCTGCGGGACGCCCGCGCCCGCGACCTTTCGGGTGGTGCAATGGGACCCCGGCCCGATGCCGACCTTCACGCAGTCTGCGCCGGCGGCCGCGAGATCCTCGACGCCCGCGGGCGTCGCGACGTTGCCCGCGACCAGATCGGTGTCCGGAAACTCCTCGGCGAGCGCCGCGACGGCGTCGATCGCCCGTTCCATGTGCCCGTGCGCGACGTCGACGACCAGCGCGTCGACGCCGGCCTCGACGAGCCCGGCACCGCGGTCGACGTAGTCCTCGTCGATGCCGACCGCGGCGCCGACCTGCTCGCCTTCTTCCACCACGCGCTCGACCTGCGCGGCCTGCTCGTCGGGGTCGAGAAAGCGGTGCAGGACGCCGATGCCGCCGGCGCGGGACAGTTCGATCGCCAGTTCGGCCTCCGTGACGGTGTCCATGGCCGCCGAGACGAGCGGATTCTCCAACCGGACGTTCGGCGTCAGCGTCGTCGAGAGATCGACGTCGTCGCGACTGTCGACCGCGGACCGCTTCGGCACGAGGAGGACGTCCCCGTAGCTCAGACCGGTGCGTACGTCGTTCATAACCCCTCTCGGGTCAGGGACGCGCGGGGAAAAGACTCACGGTCGCTATCGTCCGGCGCGCGGCGACGCCGCGCGGCATCGAGCGACGACCGCGCCGCTCCGCGGCGGCGAGAAAGCGGAGAGAAAGAACCGCAAAAACGGGGAACGCCCCGTCGTTAGATGTAGTCGATCGCTTCGGGGAGTTCGAGCTTCATCCCCTTGCGCTCCCGGATCTCCATGATCTGGTCGCGCTGGAGGTTGTCGGCCATGACCTGGAAGCCGGCGTTCTCCGTGTTCCAGGAGGCTCGCCCCTCGGTGGCCGAGCGGATGTCGCTCGCGAACCCGATCATCTCCTCGACGGGCGCGACGCCCTCGACGACCATCAGGTCGCCTTCCTGGTACATGTCGTCGACGCGGCCGCGCCGCCCCTGAATCTCGCCGGACGCCGAGCCCATGTAGTCGTTGGGCACGTCGATCCGGACGTCCTGGATCGGCTCGAGCAGCTTGATGTCGGCGTCGATCAGCGCGTTGTGGACCGCGTTGCGGACCGCGGGGATCACCTGCGCGGGACCGCGGTGGATGGTGTCCTCGTGGAGCTTGGCGTCGTGGAGGCGCAGCAGCGTCCCCTGGACCGGCTCGGCGGCCAGCGGGCCGTCGTCGAGCGCGTCCTCGAGGCCCTCGATGACCAGCTCCATCGTCTCGTTGAGGTGCTGGATACCCTTCGTGTCGTCGATCAGCACGTTCGTGCCGTGGATGTGCTCGACGTTCTGGGAGGTGTCCTTGTCCATGCCGGCGTCCTGGAGCACTTCGCGGCGCTCCTGCTCGGGCATGTCCATCGACGCCTCGCCCATCTTGATCGTCTCGACCAGCTCCTCGCTGAGCGGGTGGACCGTGATGTAGAAGCGGTTGTGGCGGTTCGGCGAGATGCCCTCGACCTCGCGCGATTCGGTCTGGGGCGCCTCGCGGAACACGACGATCGGCTCGCCGGTGTTGATCGGGATGCCCTGGTTGCGCTCGATGCGCTGGCCGATCACTTCGAGGTGGAGCTCGCCCTGCCCGGAGATCAGGTGCTCGCCGGTGTCCTCGTTGATCTCGATCTGGATCGTCGGGTCCTCCTTGGAGACCTGTCGGAGCGTCTCGATGAGCTTCGGCAGGTCGTCCATGTTCTTGGCCTCGACGGCTTTCGTGATGACGGGCTCCGAGATGTGCTCGATCGACTCGAACGGCGTCATCTCGACGCTCGATACGGTGGAGCCGGCGATGGCGTCCTTCAGCCCGGTGACGGCGGCGATGTTACCGGCCGGGACGCGATCCACTTCCTCGCGCTCCCCGCCCATGTAGATACCGACGCTCTGGACGCGGTTTTTGCCCGCGGTCCCCGAGACGTACAGCTCCTGGCCCTTCTCCAGCGTACCGGAGAAGACGCGACCCGCTGCGATCTCGCCGGCGTGGGGGTCGACGCCGATGTCGGTGACCATCAGGACGACCTCGCCGTCCTCGTCGACCAGCCGCATCGTGTCGGCCAGCTCGGAGTCCTCGTCGCCGCGCCAGATGCGCGGGATACGACGGGGCTGGGCGTCGACGGGGTTCGGGAAGTGCTCGCAGACCATGTCGAGCACGACGTCCGACAGCGGCGTGCGCTCGTGGAGCTCCTGGCGCTTGTCGGCGCGCTCGAGCTCCATGATCTCGCCGAAGTCCATCCCGGTGCGCTGCATCGACGGGAACGAGACGCCCCACTTGTACAGGGCCGACCCGAAGCCGACGGTGCCGCCCTCGACGGAGACGGTCCAGTCGTCGTCGATGTCTTCCATCTCCTCGGTCATGCCGCGGATCAGCTCGTTGACCTCGCGGATCACCGAGAGCAGGCGCTCCTGCATCTCCTCGGGGCCCTCCTGGAGCTCCGAGATGAGGCGGTCGACCTTGTTGATGAACAGGGTCGGCTTGACGCCCTCGCGGAGCGCCTGGCGCAGCACCGTCTCCGTCTGGGGCATGGCGCCCTCGACGGCGTCCACCACGACGAGCGCGCCGTCGACGGCGCGCATCGCTCGGGTGACGTCCCCGCCGAAGTCGACGTGGCCCGGCGTGTCGATGAGGTTGATGAGGTAGTCGGTGTCCTCGTACTCGTGGGTCATCGAGACGTTGGCCGCGTCGATCGTGATGCCACGCTCCTGCTCGTCCTCTTCCGTGTCCATCGCGAGCTGCTCGCCCGCGGTGTCGTCGGAGATCATCCCTGCACCGGCGAGCAGGTTGTCGGTCAGTGTCGTCTTGCCGTGGTCGACGTGTGCGGCGATGGCGATGTTCCGGATCTGCTCCGGCTCGTCCATCAGTCGCTCGCACTGTTCGACGATCTTCTTTCGTCTACCCATTACCGTGTCCTATCGCAAGCGGGGTCAAAAGGGTGCTGTTTCGCGATTGCCGCGCGTGTGAAGGGCTGACGAAGCTAATCGTACTGAAAGGAACGAACGGGGAGCCGCGATCCGCACTTCCGAGGACCGCGGCGAACGGAGCGAAACCCCCGCGTTTCGCGATCGCGTCGACGCCGCCGTTCGGCGAGCTGACCTCGTGACGCCGCGCCACGGACGCAAGAGTAATACTCCCCGAAACCTTGCTAGAAGTAGTCATGGAACTGCACGTTCAGGGCCCCGGCCCGGCCGCACCGTTTCTCAGCGCCCGGGACCTGTTCGAGACCGAGCACGACCTGGAACTGCCGGTGACCGTCCGGATCAGGGAAAACCCCGACGAGCGCACCTGGACCGGGCACGACGACGACGGCCACGTGCTGAACATCTCGCGACAGGCCGCGACCAGCGCGATGGCCCGCGAGCTCGCGGTCCACGAGTTCGCCCACATGCTGCGCAACGAGGAGGAACACCCCTCGCACGTCCAGTCGACCGAGGAGGCGCTGTTCCTCGCGCTCGCCGGCGAGAGCGTCGAGCGCAGCACGCTCACCCAGTGCTACCAGATCGCCAACCACATGAAAGACATTTACGCCGACGACATCACGCTCGCGCTGGGTCCGACCGACAAGCTGGTCGCCTTCTTCGAGTCGACGCTCGCGTCCGCGCTGTCGGACCGGCCGGACGACTCGGGCGACGGGGCGGCGTGGGGGTTGTTCGGCGGTCAGGCTCCGGACGCCGCTCCGGATTCTGATTCCCGACGGCTCACGGCCGCGACGGATCCGGAGATCACGGCGGTCAACGCCGCCTTCGCGCTCGCGATGGTCGAGCGCCACGAGCTGGTCGACGCCGACCATCGGCTCTACGACCTCGCGCACGCGGCCGCCCGGGACGCGCCCGCGATCGATTCCGAGGCGTTCAAGCGGCGGTTCAGGAACCTACAGCGCAATCCCGACCCCAGCGACTACCGGAAGGAACTGGTCGACGCCACGCGAGCGTTCGCCGCGGGGAGCGGTCGGGCGGCCGACTGATCGGGGACGTCGGTCCAGCTGACCGGCGGGGACGCCGTTGCGGCGACGCCGAAACAATCGCTACGGCCGCGGCTGGTTGGACTGGCGAAACCGAGAGAAGAACGAAGAGATTACCGCGCGGCGGCCGCGACGCGCTCTTTCTCTTCCTTCTGGCTGACGGCGTACGTGTTGACGTCGTCGTTGGCGGCGCCGATCAGCTGGCTCGCGAGCGCCTCCTCGACGTCGGTCGACGTCTTGAACGAGGACCCCTGGACGCCCTCGGCGATGAACTTCAGGGCCTGGTCGACGCGGCGCTGGGGCGCGACGTCGACGGCCTTGGGGACCGAGATGCCGCCGTACTTCAGGCGGACGGTCTCCTCGCGGGGCGCGGCGTTCTCGACGGCCTGGACGAGCACCTGGATCGGGTTCTCGTCGGTGCGCTCGTGGATGATATCGAACGCGTCACGCGTGATGTTCAGCGTCTTCTGCTTCTTGCCCGTGTTCTCATCGGTCTGCATCAAGCGGTTGATGAGTCGCTCGACGATGGAGATCTCGGACTTCTGGAACTGCTTGGACGCGTGTCGGCCCATCGTGTGGGCGACCGGCGTGATCGTGATGTAGCGCTCCGTGCTCGGGTCGCTGAACTGGATGCCGGTGACTTCCCACTCGCCGAACAGCTTGGCGACCGCGTCGTCGTCGTCGGTGCCCGCCGGCTTCTCCGGCTCGGGCTGGTCTTCTGCCGCCATCGTTATCTGACGGGTTTCTCCGCGTTCCCGCGGACGAGCTCGATCAGGCTGACGCCGTTGACCTTCTCGACTTTGTAGTTGACGCCCGAGAGGTCGCCCATCGCGCGGCCCTTCGCGCCGCCGATACCGGCGATGGTGACCTCGTCGTGCTCGTCGATGAAGGAGATGGCGCCGTCACCGGGACAGAACGCGGTGACCTGCTTGCCGTTCTTGATCAGCTGGACCCGGACGCACTTCCGGATCGCGGAGTTGGGCTGCTTCGCCTCGATGCCCACCTTCTCCAGGACGATACCTCGACCCTGCGGAGCGCCCTCCAGGGGGTCGGACTGCTCGCCGAGACCGCGCTCGCGTCGCGCGTACTCCGAGTCGGACCACCGGTGACTCTGGCGGTCCTTCTTGAGCTTCCGCGCGGCGTATTTGCCGTTCGCCATAGTACCAGCGTCTATCCGACGGAGCCACTTAAGCGTCCCCTTTTGAGATGCGGAGTTACGGCCATAGCGACCGTGAGGGGGTGCGATAAAGCGATCTGAGCGCGTTTCGCCGTTTCCTCGCGACCGTCGTAGCGCGCCGATACGGTGCTGTTCGTCGCGCAGCGGCGGCCGTTCGACGCCGTCGCCACCGCGGCTCCGGCCGGTCGATGCCGTCGCCACCGCGGCTCCGGCCGGTCGACGCCGCAGTCGCCGCGGCGTCACGACCGAGAGCCTCGTCTACTCCTCGGGGTCGTTCTCGCGCTCGGCTTTCCGCGCCAGCCAGCCCGCCGTCGCCCCGAGGCCGCCGAGCGCACCGAGGATCCCCGGTCCCGGCGTGCCGTCGGCGGATTCGGCGTCGCTCTCGTTTAGGTCCCCGAACGCGTCGGCGAACGACTCGTTGTCGGCGGTCCCGTTCGCGTCGCCCGCGCTCGGTTCGTCGGTCGACTCGGTGTCGGCGTCGCCGCCCGTTTCGTCGTCTGCCGTCCCGTCTTCGGCGCCGCCGTCGGTCGTGTCGCCGCTCCCACCGCCGGTCGTCTCGTCGGTTCCCGACCCGTCGTTGGACGTCCCGTCTCCCGCGTCCCTGCTCGCGCCGTCACCGACTACGACTGTTCCCTCCATGCCGAGCGCGGCGTGGGGTTCGCAGACGTACTCGTAGACGCCTTCGGCGTCGAACGTGTGCTCGTACACGTATCCGTCTCCCTCGACCTGGGGGTTGCCCTGCCAGTCGCCCCCGGCGGGCTGAGTTTGGGGTGTGAGGGTGTGGTTGTCGGACTCCCAGGTCCACCTGACCGTCTCGCCAGGCTCGACCCGGAGCTCCGTGGGCTCGAAGACGAACTCGCCCTGCGGACCGACGGTGACCTCGTGGTCGATTTCGCCGCCACCGCCACCGATCGTGCCCCCGCTCGACGACAGCGCGTACACGCCGCTCCTGTTGCTGACGTACAGCTGCTCGGATCCGGGAACGACGCGCCGGGCCGGCCGCTCCCGGTACTCCGCGAGTATCTCGCCAGTCGATCGATCCACGGCGAACAGCCCCTCCTCGCCCATCGTGTACAGGGTGTCGCCGGCGCCGACGACCCCCGCCCCGGGCGTTTCGGTCTGCCACTCCGGATTGCCGCTGGCCGGATCGATCGCCACGAGCTGCCGGTCGACGGAGACGTACAGCGTCTCCGGTCCGAGGACCGGCTGGACGGGTCGCTGTCCCAGGGGTAGGCTCCAGGCCTCGTCGCCGGACTCCGCGTCCAGTGCCACGAGCGAGTCCGACGTCGAGACGTAACAGAGCCCGTGACCGATCGCGGGCGGCGTCAGCAACGCCGGCCCGCCGCGGTTGTACCAGGTCCAGTCCGTCTCCAGCGTCGCCGCGTCGAGCGCGCGGATCGCCGTCCGATCCTCGTCGTCGACGAACTGCGTGACGTACACCGTCTCCGCGGGCGCCGACGCCGCGCAGACGTACCACCCGAGGTTCGGGATCGACCTCGAACGCTCGATCGACCCCGTCTCCCGATCGAGCGCGTACACCGTCCCGTCGTGTCGCCCCGTCGGCGTCTCGTTGTCGGTCGCCGCGACGTACAGCGTCCCGTTCAGGGCGGCGAGGTAGACGCGGTTGCGGTCCAGCGACGTCGACCACTGTTCGTTCCCTCGCGTGTCGAACGCCCGCACCGTGCTTCCGAACGTCGCGTACAGCCGGTTACCGGCTGCCACCATGCCGCCCGGTTGGCCGCTGCTCACCTCCCACTTCGTCTCGCCGGATCGGGAGAGCGCGACGAGCCGATCGCCGCGAACGTACACGGTGTCGTGGGCCAACGCTACCAGCGGCACGTTGCTCTCGCCACGGTTCCACTCGGGCTCGAAGCTCTCCTCGATCGTCACGCCGTCGGGGGCGTATCCGCTGCGGTTCGACCCGTTCCGATACGACGGCCAGGCGTGGCCGCTCTGGGCTGCGACGGCGGTCGACCCCATTGTCGACGCCCCGAGCGCGGCAGCACACGCCGCCCCGAGGAACGCGCGACGCCCCTGGGAGAACTCTGTCATGGCTCCCGGTTGGAACTGTTCGGATAAAATACTACGGAATATAGACAGGTGTCAACGCCGTCACGCAGGCCCGTCAGGTCAACTGCACGTCGGCGACGTCGAAGTGGCGCTCGGCCAGCGCGCGCGCGGCGTCGATGTTCTTGCCGTCCGAGCCG
This is a stretch of genomic DNA from Natronoarchaeum mannanilyticum. It encodes these proteins:
- a CDS encoding PQQ-binding-like beta-propeller repeat protein, coding for MTEFSQGRRAFLGAACAAALGASTMGSTAVAAQSGHAWPSYRNGSNRSGYAPDGVTIEESFEPEWNRGESNVPLVALAHDTVYVRGDRLVALSRSGETKWEVSSGQPGGMVAAGNRLYATFGSTVRAFDTRGNEQWSTSLDRNRVYLAALNGTLYVAATDNETPTGRHDGTVYALDRETGSIERSRSIPNLGWYVCAASAPAETVYVTQFVDDEDRTAIRALDAATLETDWTWYNRGGPALLTPPAIGHGLCYVSTSDSLVALDAESGDEAWSLPLGQRPVQPVLGPETLYVSVDRQLVAIDPASGNPEWQTETPGAGVVGAGDTLYTMGEEGLFAVDRSTGEILAEYRERPARRVVPGSEQLYVSNRSGVYALSSSGGTIGGGGGEIDHEVTVGPQGEFVFEPTELRVEPGETVRWTWESDNHTLTPQTQPAGGDWQGNPQVEGDGYVYEHTFDAEGVYEYVCEPHAALGMEGTVVVGDGASRDAGDGTSNDGSGTDETTGGGSGDTTDGGAEDGTADDETGGDADTESTDEPSAGDANGTADNESFADAFGDLNESDAESADGTPGPGILGALGGLGATAGWLARKAERENDPEE